In the genome of Blastopirellula retiformator, the window GGTAGAGTTCGGACGACGTGTTAAGGTCTGGGCTGTAGTTGACGTTAAGCTTCTCGCCACTGAATACGGGGCGGCCGTTGTAGGTGACGTCTCCCAGGCGATTGAAGGCGTCGATGGCGCCGTCGATTTCAAGCTGCAGCGCCGCCCGCTCGGCATCGCTGGTGGTGCTGCTAGCGGCGGTGATCAGGTTGCCGCGGATGGTGTTGGTCAGCCGCGAAGCTTCCGACAGGGCGCCATCGGCGACGTCGATCAGCGCGCTCGTTTGCCGGCTCGAGCGCAGTAGCGCTTCGCGGGTGGTGATCTGCGATTTTACGGCCTCCGCGGCGAGTAGTCCGGCGGGATCGTCGGCCGCCCGGTTGATCCGCTGTCCGGTCGACAGACGCGCGATCGAGTTGAGCATCGAGTTGAAATTTTGATTGACCGAGTTGCCGACGGTCAGATACGCGCTCGAGAGAGTGGAGACCGGATTCATGGATCAACCGCCTACCGTGAAAACGCCAAGGAAGTAGAAGGGGACGCTTCACCAGGAAACGTAGCATTCTTGGCGGCAGGGGTTTGCCGACGGTAGCGATTGTGCCGGCGGTTTATTGAAGCGTCTTACCGCAGCTCGCTTTCGAAAGAACTGGGGAGAAGCTGCAGCGGAAGAGTTAGCAGTCCGTTGATTTTCCAACAGGCAGCTAGAGCGGTTTTCTTCAATCTTTAGCGTTCTGGCTGGTTGCGGCCGCGCTGGTCGGCGTTGACCTGCATCGACGAATCCTTGAGGATTCGCCTGCTTCGGTCGCCTTGACCAGCTTGCCTCACCAACGCCAGAAACGCTACAGCTATCAGAAAAACGCTCTAGGCGTTGAGTTCGCCCAAGAAGTCGGCCAGTTCGACGAACTTGCCCGCTTGCACCTGTTCGACGCGTAATTGTGCGTCGGGCCAGCCGAGGGTACGGACGAGTTGCTCTAGCGGCGCGGCGCGGTAGTCGCCGGTCAGATCGACGCGCAGCACGCGGTCATCTCGATCGTAGACGACGCCGTCGAGTTGCCAACTTTGGTCTTCGGCAACCCAGACGAACGACCCGTCTGGTTCAAAAAACATCCGCGGCCAGTCGGACCAGATCGCTTCGACCTGTTCGAAACTGACGGGGAACAAACCGGCGGTGGGATCGGGATGGAGTGAGATGGGGGAGCTGTCGCTCACGATTCGGTTCCGACTTGGTCGTTGAGCCAACTGAGGTAGTTAATCGAGCCATGCACGATCGGTACTGCGACCAGTTCGGGCACGTCGTACGAGTGAATTTGTTCGACCGTCTGGGCGATTTCTTTGAACCGTTTCGCCTCGGTCTTGATGACGCACAGGACTTCTTCCGATTGAGAGATCTTCCCGCGCCAATTGTAAACGCTGCGAACGCCCGGCATGATTTGCACGCAGGCCGCCAGCCGTCCGCTAACCAACGCATCGGCAATGTGCTCCGCTTCTTCCATGCTCGCAGCGGTTGTGTAGATGATGATCGCTTCCATGATTGGAAACTCGCCGTTAAGGAGGGGACGAACCAGGAATATGGTAACTATTCATAATCTACTCTTCTGGTAGTCGTTGCCCCAGCGAATACAATCTGCGGATTGCCGAAGCGATCGGCAAACATTTTTCGCCGTGCTCGCGACTAGTGCGCGAATCGAGAAGCGGGGCTGCCTGACTGAAAGAAGTGGGGCCGGTCGATCTTACCCGATTTCGAGGAAGCGATCATGCCTACGGGCGAAGCCGTTTCAGCGCCATCGACCCGAATCTGGCGGATCGTCGAAGAGGCGGAACCAAGCATGCTTGACCAGGTTTCGTAAGGACGACCATGCCGCTCGTCTCCTTGATAGAAGGCGAGAAGATTGATCGAGTCGCTGGCGACCAGCTGCCCGCCAGGTTGGGCAAGCGTCGTCGCGTCATACGTGCGACGCCACGATCCGCTGTTGAAGTAGATTTGATTCAGGACGAAGCCGTCGGCGTAGCTCGCTTCCAGCGGAGTCGCCATTGCCCGATGGGTGTGACCATAGACGACGTACTTGGCGCGACGGTTGCGAAATTCGGACTCAGTCAACGCATTGGCGAGCAACGAATCTGCGTGCGGCGCGTCGTCCTTACGATGTAGCAAGAACCGACCAGCCAATTGATCGACGTCGATCGAATCGCTCCACCGCTGCGATCGGAACCAAGAGGCGTCGAGGATCTCTTCGATCTGCTGATCCCACAAGGTGCGCAGTTCGTATTGCAACGAGCGCTTGGCCCCGCAGCTGCGCTGAATCGCGTTGACCAGCATCGTCGGCATGATCTCGAGCGGACGGACGTCGGTCAGTTCCTCGAGCGCTAGGATCAGATCGAGCGGCAGGTCGCCGCCAAACTTTTCGGCGGCCGATTGGACGAATCGCATCGCTCCTTCGATCACCAGCGCGTCGGCCAGGCTGCTCTCGTCGCGTCGGCCGCGAAAACTGAGCGGATCAAAGATGTCGCCATGCCGCGCGTAGACCCGGTGCTTGGCCAAAGTGCGGGCCAACTGCGGAGACTCGCTGGGGTCGTGCGGGAACGGAGCGTCGGGCACGTTGGCCAGGCCCATCGCCTGACAGATCTTGCGGCGGACTGCGTTCATCGCGTCGCCATCGCGATAGAGAAGCCAATCGGCGTCGCCAATCATGTAATACAGACGGACCGGCACCGGCTGCAGCGGCACGTCGAAGGCAGGCTTGCCGTCGTTGGTCGCCATCGGAATGCGAATCGCGCCGCGATTGGCGAGCGACTCGAGCAGTGCGATGGAGTCCTGATTGTGATCGAGAATGTCGGCGACGATCGAGGACGTTTGCGCGGCCGTCGCACTTTCGCCCGACCAGGGCCGAACCAGCCCTGATAACCAAGCGGCGCTGTTGACCAGATCGAGTACGTCCCCCAACAGCACGATATCGATACCATCCAGGGGGCGATAACGATCGTCCGATCGCCACGAAGCGCGGACCGCCATATCCTGCATCCGTTCGACGAACATCCGAAACGCATCCGCATCGAGCGTGCGAGCCGTCGTTCCATCGGTCAAATGAAGATCACTAACGATGACGAGCATGTGCTTCCCCCTTTCTGGTTTTTGCGAGCCTTCTGCGCACAACCCGTCGTCCTTTTTCGGAATCCGGTCGTAGGGAACGTGAAGCATATTCCGAGAATTCGGCCGACAATCGCTAGAGAAGCGACTTACAATAAGGAAACCGCCCGTTTTTGCTAGCAAAGCCTGCGATGCACGCTTCTTCTTCCACTCCATTTCGATCCGCGCTGCTGATCTTCGCCCTGGTCCTGGGGGCGGTCTTGCTAGCGTGCGCCTGGAGCGCGGCGGACGGACCGAAAGTGACCCGCCACGCGGTGAAGGTCGATCTGCCGCAGCCAGTGGCGGCCGACGGGTACGTCGGGTCGAAGTCGTGCCTGGAGTGTCACGCGTCGCAGTGCCAATCCTGGGACGCTTCGCACCATCGCCGCATGACGCAGTTGGCCGATCCGCAGTCGGTGCTGGCGCCGTTTGATGGACGGACGATGAGCCTGTATGGCCAAGAGTACTGTGTTAGCGAGCGGGAGGAGCAGTACTGGGTTGAGATGCCGAACCTGTACGGCGATACGGCCGCCGAGCCGCGGATCGA includes:
- a CDS encoding flagellin; translated protein: MNPVSTLSSAYLTVGNSVNQNFNSMLNSIARLSTGQRINRAADDPAGLLAAEAVKSQITTREALLRSSRQTSALIDVADGALSEASRLTNTIRGNLITAASSTTSDAERAALQLEIDGAIDAFNRLGDVTYNGRPVFSGEKLNVNYSPDLNTSSELYLPTLDAETYGGEDGVLADLRTGGQYDLESGDLASALKALDGVQSQLIYNRAEYAAFDKYSQDSIYQSLEDQQIELQSIYSELMDANFVSETAELTRSAILAQSSLTAYKSLVAVAKTQESMLDALFDLNRR
- the cutA gene encoding divalent-cation tolerance protein CutA, whose product is MEAIIIYTTAASMEEAEHIADALVSGRLAACVQIMPGVRSVYNWRGKISQSEEVLCVIKTEAKRFKEIAQTVEQIHSYDVPELVAVPIVHGSINYLSWLNDQVGTES